From a single Bacillus gobiensis genomic region:
- a CDS encoding glycoside hydrolase family 3 protein: protein MKAIMCGVLILSLVFFGQAGTGAASEQLQNAKDIVSSMTLEEKIGQMLMPDFRSWKKAGETSASGLTEMNGEVAGIVEKYHLGGVILFAENVVDTEQTVRLTHGFQQASPEIPLLMSIDQEGGIVTRLQSGTNLPGNMALGATRNEKHAYTSGKIIGKELHSLGLNVNFSPVLDVNNNPGNPVIGVRSYSSEPGLVAGLGIATMKGLQDENMSVTAKHFPGHGDTDTDSHYGLPHVSHDEKRLREVELYPFEQAINAGVDVIMTAHVQFPAFDDTTYISKKDGQEIMVPATLSKKVMTGLLREELGFDGLIVTDALNMKAIADNFGQEEAVVMALQAGVDIALMPASVTSLEEEYRLENVVETVKDAVSNGKIPIEQINQSVERILALKIERGIYTPDTSSIDEKVNNALETVGSKKHQKLEKKMAEDAVTVLKNEEKTLPFKPKKNDRILILAPFEDQAEAMERSIRQIKKLRNSSIETYSFSGQVVNDEVKEKIDHADYIITGSYVIQNDPAVRDGVIDDVIEDPSKWATVFPRAAMYYAQGHDKKFVLMSLRNPYDAANFEEAKALIAVYGFKGYSNGRFRQPNIPAGIEAIFGKSTPKGKLPVDIPSITNPDEILYEYGYGLNLKNGKPLE, encoded by the coding sequence ATGAAAGCAATAATGTGCGGCGTGTTGATTCTTTCGCTTGTATTTTTCGGCCAAGCCGGGACAGGAGCTGCAAGTGAACAGCTCCAAAATGCAAAAGACATTGTAAGCAGCATGACTCTCGAAGAAAAAATCGGGCAAATGTTAATGCCTGATTTTCGAAGCTGGAAAAAAGCAGGGGAAACATCGGCTTCAGGCTTAACGGAAATGAATGGCGAGGTTGCTGGGATTGTTGAAAAATATCATCTCGGAGGAGTCATCTTATTCGCTGAAAATGTCGTGGATACGGAGCAAACCGTCCGATTAACACACGGTTTTCAGCAGGCAAGCCCGGAAATTCCGTTACTCATGTCAATTGATCAAGAAGGCGGAATCGTAACAAGGCTGCAATCAGGTACGAACCTCCCTGGCAATATGGCGCTTGGGGCAACAAGAAATGAAAAACATGCCTATACGTCGGGGAAAATTATAGGCAAAGAGCTGCACTCATTAGGCCTGAATGTTAATTTCAGCCCGGTGCTTGATGTAAATAATAACCCCGGAAATCCAGTGATCGGCGTAAGATCCTACAGCTCTGAGCCCGGCCTTGTCGCAGGCCTTGGAATCGCGACAATGAAAGGACTACAGGATGAAAATATGTCAGTAACCGCAAAACATTTCCCGGGACATGGAGACACAGACACGGACAGCCACTATGGTCTGCCGCACGTTTCCCATGATGAAAAAAGGCTTCGCGAGGTCGAGCTTTACCCCTTTGAACAAGCGATAAATGCCGGTGTGGACGTAATAATGACGGCTCATGTCCAGTTCCCTGCCTTTGACGACACGACCTACATCAGCAAAAAAGACGGCCAGGAAATCATGGTTCCTGCGACTCTTTCCAAAAAGGTCATGACCGGTCTTCTCAGAGAAGAATTGGGATTTGACGGCTTGATTGTCACTGACGCATTAAATATGAAAGCTATCGCTGATAATTTTGGCCAGGAAGAAGCCGTCGTCATGGCTCTTCAAGCAGGTGTGGACATTGCTTTAATGCCTGCATCTGTCACCTCCCTCGAAGAGGAGTACCGTTTGGAAAACGTAGTCGAGACAGTAAAAGACGCTGTTTCAAACGGAAAGATCCCAATAGAACAAATCAACCAATCGGTCGAACGGATTCTCGCCTTAAAAATAGAGCGGGGCATCTATACTCCTGACACGTCTTCAATTGATGAAAAAGTTAACAACGCACTAGAAACGGTCGGCAGTAAAAAGCATCAGAAGCTGGAAAAGAAAATGGCAGAGGATGCCGTCACCGTTTTAAAAAATGAGGAGAAAACATTACCGTTCAAACCGAAGAAAAATGATCGCATTCTCATTCTTGCCCCGTTCGAGGACCAAGCAGAAGCAATGGAACGATCCATTCGCCAGATCAAAAAGCTAAGAAACTCGTCAATTGAAACGTATAGCTTCTCCGGACAAGTCGTAAACGATGAAGTCAAAGAGAAAATTGACCACGCCGATTACATTATCACGGGCTCTTATGTGATTCAAAATGATCCTGCCGTTCGGGACGGTGTCATCGATGACGTGATAGAGGATCCGAGCAAGTGGGCGACTGTTTTCCCTAGGGCTGCTATGTATTATGCCCAAGGACATGACAAGAAGTTTGTATTGATGAGCCTTAGAAACCCATACGACGCTGCAAATTTTGAGGAAGCAAAGGCTCTGATCGCCGTTTATGGATTTAAAGGCTATTCAAACGGCCGGTTCAGACAGCCGAACATCCCGGCAGGAATTGAGGCCATCTTCGGCAAATCTACGCCAAAAGGCAAGCTGCCGGTTGACATACCTTCGATCACAAATCCGGATGAAATATTATATGAGTACGGATATGGATTAAATCTCAAAAATGGAAAGCCGCTTGAATAA
- a CDS encoding S-adenosylmethionine:tRNA ribosyltransferase-isomerase: MNTSLMKFHIPEALHAADPPEKRLSARDQVKLLVLDRQTGKFKHDQFVHIRSYLEKGDLLIFNNSRTIPAVLRANHNGKSVEVRLSRRLSDSEWDVLLPESRLNIGENLKFSNGVSAIITGYGSVPPLVKIDFPARGTDLLHLFYETGDPIRYEYIHHPWPLEAYQTVFATAPGSVEMPSAGRAFSWKLIKDLKKEGIGIAFLSLHAGLSYYGNDKWPSPKKHPETYSVPKSTAEKINEAKRNGKRVIAVGTTVVRALETAAGANGLVEAEEGTTSLYVTKNYPLRAADGLITGFHEPEASHLDMLTSFVQEEFLLSAYQNAISKNYLWHEFGDMNIILPLKGK; this comes from the coding sequence ATGAATACATCATTAATGAAATTTCATATTCCTGAAGCTTTACATGCTGCAGATCCTCCGGAAAAAAGATTATCAGCTCGTGATCAGGTGAAATTATTGGTTCTAGACCGACAAACGGGAAAATTTAAGCATGATCAATTTGTTCATATCAGAAGCTATTTAGAGAAGGGCGATTTGCTGATCTTTAATAATAGCCGAACGATCCCGGCGGTACTACGTGCGAATCATAACGGAAAAAGCGTAGAAGTCAGGCTTTCCCGACGTTTGTCAGATTCGGAATGGGATGTGCTTCTCCCTGAAAGTCGTTTAAATATTGGAGAAAACCTCAAGTTCTCCAATGGCGTTTCAGCAATCATAACTGGATATGGAAGCGTGCCGCCCCTTGTTAAAATCGACTTTCCAGCCCGAGGTACGGATTTGCTCCATCTATTTTACGAAACAGGCGACCCGATTCGATATGAGTATATTCATCATCCTTGGCCGCTTGAAGCTTATCAGACAGTATTTGCAACCGCCCCCGGATCGGTCGAAATGCCTTCGGCAGGAAGAGCGTTTTCTTGGAAACTGATTAAGGATTTGAAAAAAGAAGGGATTGGCATAGCATTTTTATCTCTTCATGCGGGGTTAAGCTATTATGGAAACGACAAGTGGCCCTCTCCAAAAAAACATCCAGAAACGTATTCGGTCCCTAAATCGACAGCTGAAAAAATAAATGAAGCCAAAAGGAATGGAAAAAGAGTCATTGCCGTTGGAACTACAGTCGTCCGGGCATTGGAAACTGCTGCAGGAGCAAACGGTTTGGTCGAAGCAGAAGAAGGGACGACAAGCTTGTATGTCACAAAAAATTATCCGCTGAGAGCAGCGGATGGACTAATTACGGGATTTCACGAACCGGAAGCGAGCCACTTGGATATGCTTACTTCTTTTGTCCAGGAAGAGTTCTTATTATCCGCCTACCAAAACGCAATTTCTAAAAACTACTTATGGCACGAATTTGGTGATATGAACATTATTCTGCCTTTAAAAGGCAAATGA
- the pbp4b gene encoding penicillin binding protein PBP4B produces the protein MKRFTTGSVCFLLIISITMPAFASRYSLTSLNLDLTQEGNSPILKKSKRPEETGFSSEKLKKVDQLIKNDIKDGFPGAAIVIIKDGKIVKSDQYGYKKKYEGTELLKHPAKMKKDTLFDLASNTKMYATNFALQRLVSEGKLDLYEKIQHYLPEFKDNEDDSIKGKNDLKIIDILHHSAGFPASIHFHNPESAGEFYSQDREKTLSLLPKIPLIYEPGTEHIYSDIDYMLLGLIVETITGKPMDEYLENEFYQPLGLKNTMFNPLQKGYEAKDFAATELIGNTREGMFYFPNVRAYTLQGEVHDEKAFYSMDGISGHAGLFSTTEDLAVLLQTMLNGGRYGKTKLFDQETIDQFVQPSETDPTYGLGWRRNGSSSMEWMFGPYASEHAYGHTGWTGTVTIIDPEFDLGIVLLTNKKHSRIINPLENPNLFEGDEFATGQYGEVVSAVYEALERR, from the coding sequence ATGAAACGTTTCACTACAGGGAGCGTGTGCTTTCTGTTGATAATCTCGATCACTATGCCGGCATTCGCATCCAGATATAGCTTGACCAGCCTCAATCTGGATCTGACGCAGGAGGGGAATTCACCCATTTTGAAAAAATCAAAGCGGCCGGAAGAAACAGGATTTTCATCAGAAAAATTAAAAAAAGTCGATCAGCTGATTAAAAATGACATCAAAGATGGGTTCCCGGGTGCTGCCATAGTCATCATCAAGGACGGGAAAATTGTCAAAAGCGACCAGTATGGTTATAAAAAGAAATACGAAGGTACCGAACTTTTAAAGCATCCTGCAAAAATGAAAAAGGATACTCTCTTTGATTTGGCCTCCAACACAAAGATGTATGCAACAAACTTTGCTCTCCAACGCTTGGTCAGTGAAGGGAAGCTTGATTTATATGAAAAGATTCAGCATTATCTTCCCGAATTTAAAGATAACGAAGATGATTCGATCAAAGGAAAAAATGACCTGAAAATTATTGACATTCTTCACCATTCTGCAGGATTCCCTGCAAGTATCCATTTTCACAACCCCGAAAGTGCAGGGGAGTTTTACTCACAGGATCGCGAGAAAACCCTCAGCCTTTTGCCAAAGATACCACTTATTTACGAGCCGGGTACAGAGCACATTTACAGCGACATCGACTATATGCTTCTTGGGCTCATTGTAGAAACAATTACCGGGAAACCAATGGATGAGTATTTGGAAAATGAATTTTATCAACCGCTCGGGCTAAAAAACACAATGTTTAATCCTTTACAAAAAGGCTATGAGGCAAAGGATTTTGCAGCTACTGAATTAATCGGAAACACGCGGGAAGGCATGTTTTATTTTCCTAACGTAAGAGCATATACACTGCAAGGCGAAGTACACGATGAAAAAGCTTTTTATTCCATGGACGGCATCTCAGGGCACGCAGGGCTTTTTTCTACGACTGAGGATCTGGCAGTCTTGCTGCAAACGATGCTGAATGGAGGCCGATATGGTAAGACCAAGCTCTTTGATCAGGAAACGATTGACCAATTCGTCCAACCTTCCGAAACAGATCCGACCTATGGGCTTGGCTGGAGACGAAACGGGTCCTCATCGATGGAATGGATGTTTGGCCCATATGCGAGTGAACATGCATACGGTCATACAGGCTGGACAGGAACAGTGACAATTATAGATCCTGAGTTCGATTTAGGAATTGTTCTACTAACCAATAAGAAACATTCACGCATCATTAATCCATTGGAAAACCCCAATCTTTTTGAGGGGGATGAGTTTGCAACCGGACAATACGGAGAAGTGGTTTCAGCGGTCTATGAAGCTTTAGAAAGACGGTAA
- a CDS encoding VOC family protein encodes MMKWHHVGIYVADMYAAEKFYQSMFHFQVEKRLTLDNEDITFLIHGNVRIELIQANDKVLVTNGSHMTWEIENMAEWMRKLRCKGLAPCEGPIRLKNGWKTVFYEGLNGEIIELIEL; translated from the coding sequence ATGATGAAATGGCACCATGTTGGAATTTACGTAGCTGATATGTACGCTGCTGAAAAATTTTATCAATCCATGTTTCATTTTCAAGTTGAAAAACGGTTAACTTTAGATAATGAAGACATCACTTTTTTGATTCATGGGAATGTGAGGATCGAATTGATTCAGGCAAACGATAAAGTGCTTGTAACGAATGGATCTCATATGACGTGGGAAATAGAAAATATGGCGGAATGGATGAGAAAGCTCAGGTGCAAAGGGCTGGCGCCGTGTGAAGGTCCTATCCGCCTGAAAAACGGCTGGAAAACAGTCTTTTACGAAGGTTTAAATGGAGAAATCATTGAACTGATTGAACTTTAA
- a CDS encoding aspartyl-phosphate phosphatase Spo0E family protein: MFYLPYNLEEEIENFRSLLIECALSMGFTHPKTVEVSQELDELMNIQQLNPNH; this comes from the coding sequence ATGTTTTATTTGCCCTATAACCTGGAAGAAGAAATAGAGAATTTCAGAAGCCTATTGATTGAATGCGCCTTATCCATGGGATTTACCCACCCAAAAACAGTCGAGGTTAGTCAAGAGCTTGATGAGCTTATGAACATCCAACAATTGAATCCTAACCACTAA
- the sinI gene encoding DNA-binding anti-repressor SinI: MDYKKLNLEWRVLILHALEIGIKPNEIKEFFKKYEIRKPE; the protein is encoded by the coding sequence ATGGATTACAAAAAACTAAATCTAGAATGGAGAGTATTAATTCTGCATGCGTTAGAAATAGGAATCAAGCCGAATGAGATAAAAGAATTCTTTAAAAAATATGAGATACGGAAGCCGGAATAA
- a CDS encoding PTS transporter subunit EIIC, with the protein MDEGSKYKVLAGQILENIGGKQNVESFTYCMTRLRVTPKDDQLVNSEAIKQIDGVIGVVKAETLQIILGTGIVNRVADEFGKLIGSAGDFDLKEAASKTKSDIKKKNATPFKLFLRKIASIFIPLIPALVASGLINGITQAIVQAGWLSKESQLAIILSVIGKGLFMYLGVLVGTNAAKEFGGTPAMGALAGILIINPEVANIVLFGENLLPGRGGLIGVLLAAIFMAIVEKQVRRFIPESLDIIVTPTIALLVTGIVTYVVFMPVGGFISDAITSGLLAVLDIGGVVAGFILGATFLPLVVTGLHQGLTPVHLELINAIGDDPLLPILAMGGAGQVGAAFAIYMKTKKSRLKKAIGGGLPSGLLGIGEPLIFGVTLPLGRPFLTLTACLGAGVGGAFQAAFHVATHSVGVSGLPLIFLVNPNEVILYVVGLLISYAFGYLFTYLFGFKDEMAAEFD; encoded by the coding sequence ATGGATGAAGGAAGCAAATACAAAGTTTTGGCAGGTCAAATCCTTGAGAATATCGGCGGAAAACAAAACGTCGAGTCGTTTACTTACTGTATGACCCGCCTCCGGGTGACGCCAAAGGACGATCAGCTCGTTAACTCAGAAGCGATCAAACAGATCGATGGAGTTATCGGCGTTGTGAAAGCCGAAACCTTGCAGATCATTCTCGGAACAGGAATCGTAAACCGAGTCGCAGATGAGTTTGGAAAGCTCATCGGTTCCGCTGGTGATTTTGATTTAAAAGAAGCAGCCTCAAAAACGAAATCTGACATTAAAAAGAAAAACGCGACACCGTTTAAGCTCTTCCTTAGAAAAATCGCAAGCATCTTTATTCCTCTCATTCCGGCATTGGTCGCTTCCGGATTAATCAACGGGATTACTCAAGCCATTGTGCAGGCAGGTTGGCTATCAAAGGAATCCCAGCTCGCAATTATACTTTCAGTTATTGGAAAAGGGCTTTTTATGTATCTCGGCGTTTTAGTCGGAACGAACGCAGCCAAGGAATTCGGCGGCACCCCAGCTATGGGGGCATTGGCAGGTATATTGATTATTAATCCCGAGGTCGCCAACATCGTCCTTTTTGGCGAAAACCTGCTTCCCGGGCGAGGCGGACTGATCGGCGTGCTGCTTGCCGCGATCTTTATGGCTATTGTTGAAAAACAAGTGCGGCGCTTTATTCCTGAGTCCCTTGATATTATCGTCACGCCAACGATTGCCCTTCTGGTGACGGGGATTGTCACTTATGTCGTATTTATGCCAGTCGGCGGCTTTATTTCTGATGCGATAACATCAGGACTTCTCGCCGTATTGGATATTGGCGGTGTTGTTGCAGGTTTCATTCTGGGAGCAACCTTCCTTCCTCTTGTGGTCACCGGCCTGCACCAGGGTTTGACTCCCGTTCATTTGGAATTAATCAATGCCATTGGCGACGATCCTCTCCTCCCCATCCTGGCAATGGGTGGCGCCGGACAGGTTGGCGCGGCATTTGCCATCTATATGAAAACAAAGAAATCCCGCCTCAAAAAAGCCATTGGCGGCGGACTCCCTTCAGGATTACTTGGTATTGGCGAGCCACTCATATTCGGCGTTACCTTGCCGCTCGGCCGGCCTTTCTTAACCTTAACCGCTTGCCTCGGGGCGGGTGTCGGCGGGGCTTTTCAAGCAGCTTTTCATGTCGCGACACATTCCGTCGGGGTGTCAGGGCTCCCTCTTATATTTCTCGTCAATCCGAATGAAGTAATTCTTTACGTGGTTGGCCTCCTCATTTCCTACGCCTTCGGATATCTTTTTACGTACTTGTTTGGATTTAAAGACGAAATGGCAGCAGAATTCGATTAA
- a CDS encoding SDR family oxidoreductase gives MKLNQQPVIMITGASKGLGYALLVAFAKQKARLAICARNSEKLEVAKIEAERLGAEVLAVTADVSNIRDVDRFVSLTEEAFGRIDVVINNASIFGPGPCLIADYPEDEFSNVIHVNVLNPFLVTKRVLPGMLIRNSGSIINITSEAGKTGFAEWGAYGISKFAVEGLTETLADELKETNIRVNMVDPGEMDTEMHHVAVPDCDYELARPEDITSVFLYLASLESEGEHGKRFEAQNFVFDRRASK, from the coding sequence ATGAAATTGAATCAACAACCAGTCATTATGATAACCGGGGCATCAAAGGGACTTGGGTATGCGCTTCTCGTAGCATTTGCCAAACAGAAGGCAAGGCTTGCGATTTGCGCGAGAAATAGTGAAAAACTTGAGGTAGCAAAAATAGAAGCTGAACGTTTAGGAGCTGAAGTGCTTGCTGTCACAGCCGATGTTTCAAACATAAGAGATGTAGACCGATTTGTTTCTTTAACAGAGGAAGCCTTTGGAAGAATAGATGTCGTGATTAACAATGCTTCTATCTTTGGACCTGGACCATGTCTCATAGCCGATTACCCGGAGGATGAGTTTTCAAATGTGATTCATGTGAATGTATTAAATCCTTTTTTAGTAACAAAGCGTGTCCTTCCTGGAATGCTGATAAGAAACAGCGGATCCATCATAAATATTACTTCAGAAGCTGGAAAAACAGGATTTGCTGAATGGGGAGCTTACGGAATAAGCAAATTTGCAGTGGAAGGTTTAACTGAAACACTGGCAGATGAGCTAAAGGAAACAAATATAAGAGTTAATATGGTTGATCCTGGGGAAATGGATACAGAGATGCATCACGTGGCCGTTCCGGATTGTGATTATGAACTGGCGCGACCTGAAGATATTACGAGTGTATTTCTATACTTGGCTTCACTGGAATCAGAAGGAGAGCACGGAAAACGATTTGAGGCGCAAAATTTTGTATTCGATAGAAGGGCGTCCAAATGA
- a CDS encoding bile acid:sodium symporter family protein → MLQQLNRTLGKVMPVLTPLSVVTGVLLADNLSYLAFLVPWVFALMTFGGSLGSSFKSFQHAIVHPLPLIIVIAVLHIIAPLIAWSTGHLFFYGDSYTITGLILGMIIPTGITSVIWVSMYKGNLGLTLSIILIDTILSPFIVPFSLSLLVGEQVHMEVWGIMRGLFGMIVIPSLLGMGFNQYAPKITKRLSTLLAPVTKLGLIVVVSINSSVVAPYFQHIDYKFVLTALTVFILAFSGYLISWLLGRMLRNSREVIISLIYTGGMRNISVGAVLAVGFFPPPVAVPVITSMLFQQVLAGFYGFLIGKYLNKPVSVPVREGSA, encoded by the coding sequence ATGCTTCAACAATTGAATCGCACGTTGGGAAAAGTAATGCCTGTTTTAACGCCGCTTAGTGTCGTTACTGGCGTACTGCTTGCAGACAATCTTTCGTATTTAGCCTTTTTGGTGCCTTGGGTGTTTGCCCTTATGACTTTTGGTGGAAGCTTAGGGTCAAGCTTCAAATCATTTCAGCATGCGATTGTGCATCCGTTGCCTTTAATTATCGTTATCGCTGTCTTGCATATTATCGCGCCGCTTATTGCCTGGAGTACCGGCCACCTCTTTTTTTACGGAGATTCATATACCATAACTGGATTAATCCTGGGAATGATCATCCCAACCGGCATTACGAGTGTTATTTGGGTTTCGATGTATAAAGGGAACCTTGGATTGACACTATCTATTATTTTAATCGACACGATTCTTTCTCCGTTCATCGTTCCTTTCAGCTTGTCCTTACTGGTTGGAGAGCAGGTTCATATGGAGGTCTGGGGAATTATGAGAGGGCTTTTCGGAATGATTGTGATTCCTTCTCTTTTGGGAATGGGCTTTAATCAATATGCCCCAAAAATAACAAAGCGCTTAAGCACGCTTCTTGCACCGGTTACCAAGCTCGGATTAATTGTTGTTGTTTCAATTAATAGTTCGGTCGTTGCCCCATATTTTCAACACATAGACTATAAGTTCGTGTTGACTGCTCTTACCGTCTTTATCTTGGCATTTTCAGGCTATTTAATCTCCTGGTTATTAGGCAGGATGCTTCGAAATTCAAGAGAAGTCATTATTTCTTTAATCTACACGGGCGGAATGAGAAATATTAGCGTTGGAGCCGTGCTTGCCGTTGGTTTCTTTCCTCCGCCTGTGGCAGTGCCCGTGATTACAAGTATGCTTTTTCAGCAGGTTCTCGCCGGATTTTATGGATTTTTAATCGGAAAATATTTAAATAAGCCTGTTTCGGTTCCTGTTCGCGAAGGTTCAGCATAG
- a CDS encoding GerAB/ArcD/ProY family transporter — protein sequence MEKAKISVIQLFALMFMFDMGTSVVISYGIEAKKDAWIAILLGMCGGMVLFFIYYFLFRQYPNLPLTGYARKILGKYLGWVIGLLYIVYFLYVSARNTRDFGDLLLSSTFQETPLLAIIILFVLVICYVLYLGIEVLGRTAEVMIVILLLFGAAANFLVLISGNVDLNNLRPFLENGWKPVLTTAFWDTTPFPFGEMIVFTMLLPYLNQYRLVKKLWLSALISSGLILSWTATLNVTVLGIDVMERATFSTLATIGRVNLFEFIQRLDAIVVFTMLMTVFFKASIFFYGALIGMVDLFKLKNHKLIILPISCILIFLSMNIATSFTDHLEEGNVALQKLHPFLVMVIPLLLLLVALIRNVFKKKAEGKKMG from the coding sequence ATGGAGAAAGCCAAAATTAGTGTTATCCAACTATTTGCTTTGATGTTTATGTTTGACATGGGAACTTCGGTGGTCATAAGTTATGGAATAGAAGCCAAAAAAGACGCATGGATTGCCATTCTTTTAGGAATGTGTGGGGGAATGGTCTTATTTTTCATTTACTACTTTTTATTTCGTCAATACCCCAATTTACCGCTTACCGGATATGCTAGAAAAATATTAGGTAAGTATCTGGGGTGGGTTATTGGATTGTTATATATTGTGTATTTTTTATATGTTTCTGCCAGAAATACGCGTGATTTCGGCGATTTGCTTCTTTCATCGACATTTCAAGAAACTCCGTTATTAGCAATCATTATCTTATTCGTTCTTGTGATTTGTTATGTACTTTATCTAGGAATTGAAGTATTAGGACGTACAGCAGAAGTAATGATTGTCATTTTGCTCCTGTTTGGGGCAGCAGCAAACTTTTTGGTTCTTATTTCTGGTAATGTTGACTTAAACAATTTGCGACCATTTCTGGAAAACGGATGGAAACCCGTCTTAACGACAGCCTTTTGGGACACTACTCCTTTTCCTTTTGGTGAAATGATTGTCTTTACGATGCTGCTTCCTTATTTAAATCAATATAGATTAGTGAAAAAATTGTGGCTGTCTGCCTTGATTTCAAGCGGTCTGATCCTAAGTTGGACAGCAACTTTAAATGTTACTGTTCTTGGGATAGACGTGATGGAGAGAGCTACGTTTTCTACGTTAGCAACCATCGGAAGGGTTAACCTTTTCGAGTTTATACAGCGACTTGATGCTATTGTTGTTTTTACCATGCTGATGACGGTGTTTTTCAAGGCATCCATCTTTTTTTATGGTGCCCTAATCGGGATGGTGGATTTGTTCAAGTTAAAAAATCACAAACTGATTATTTTACCAATTAGTTGTATTCTCATATTTTTGTCAATGAATATAGCCACCAGTTTTACGGACCATTTAGAGGAAGGTAATGTAGCTTTACAGAAATTACACCCTTTTCTGGTTATGGTTATTCCATTGTTATTACTACTGGTAGCACTGATTCGTAATGTTTTTAAGAAGAAAGCGGAGGGTAAGAAGATGGGCTAA
- a CDS encoding exo-beta-N-acetylmuramidase NamZ family protein, with product MHKVKTGVDILIAEEKDLLKGKKVGLITNPTGVNADLTSSVDLLHEEFELTALYGPEHGVRGDAQAGEYVDFYIDEKTGLPVYSLYGKTRKPTPEMLENVEALVFDIQDIGTRYYTYISTMAYAMEAAKENDIPFIVLDRPNPIGGKSIDGPVLETEFSSFIGLYPIPLRHGMTAGELAALFNEEFGIAADLTVVKMKGWRRSMNFDDTGLPFILPSPNMPTVNSTFVYPATGLIEGTNLSEGRGTTKPFELIGAPFINSTELAEQLNNLYLPGVRFRAASFTPSFSKHSGKLSHGVEVFVTDRDKFKPTETGLHIIKTIHDLYPDDFKFLENGHFNLLMGNDWVQAMIKNGASVEEIVSNYENGKKDFMKVRKKYLLYN from the coding sequence ATGCACAAGGTAAAAACAGGAGTCGACATTCTGATAGCGGAAGAAAAGGATTTGCTGAAAGGGAAAAAGGTTGGACTTATTACCAATCCAACAGGTGTGAATGCAGACCTTACAAGCAGCGTCGATTTGTTACATGAGGAGTTTGAATTAACCGCTCTGTACGGGCCTGAACATGGAGTCCGCGGGGATGCCCAAGCAGGGGAATACGTTGATTTCTATATTGATGAAAAAACAGGACTGCCAGTGTATAGTCTTTACGGAAAAACAAGAAAGCCAACTCCGGAAATGCTGGAGAATGTCGAAGCACTCGTTTTTGATATTCAGGATATCGGCACAAGGTACTACACCTACATTTCAACCATGGCATATGCGATGGAAGCCGCCAAGGAAAATGATATTCCCTTTATCGTACTTGACCGCCCTAATCCGATTGGAGGAAAAAGCATAGATGGGCCCGTTCTTGAGACTGAGTTTTCATCCTTTATTGGACTTTATCCGATCCCTTTGCGCCATGGCATGACGGCTGGAGAGCTCGCTGCGCTCTTTAACGAAGAGTTTGGTATAGCTGCCGATCTTACAGTAGTGAAAATGAAAGGCTGGAGGCGTTCAATGAACTTTGACGACACGGGCCTTCCGTTTATCCTGCCCTCACCGAATATGCCAACGGTAAACAGTACTTTTGTTTATCCTGCAACAGGATTGATTGAAGGCACGAATCTTTCTGAAGGCAGAGGGACGACAAAGCCTTTTGAATTAATAGGAGCACCCTTTATAAACAGCACAGAGCTTGCCGAGCAATTAAACAACCTTTATTTGCCCGGTGTCCGATTCAGAGCAGCCTCCTTTACTCCGTCGTTCAGCAAGCACAGCGGTAAGCTAAGCCACGGAGTAGAGGTTTTTGTAACAGACCGGGACAAATTCAAACCGACCGAAACCGGGCTGCACATCATTAAAACCATACATGACCTATACCCTGACGACTTTAAATTCCTGGAAAACGGCCACTTTAATCTGCTAATGGGAAATGACTGGGTACAAGCAATGATTAAAAATGGCGCATCGGTTGAAGAAATTGTTAGTAACTATGAGAATGGTAAGAAAGACTTTATGAAAGTGCGTAAGAAGTACTTGCTTTACAATTAA